From Streptomyces sp. CMB-StM0423, a single genomic window includes:
- the polA gene encoding DNA polymerase I, which yields MLLDGHSLAYRAFFALPAENFSTVSGQVTNAIYGFTSMLSNTLRDEAPTHLAVAFDVSRKTWRSAEFADYKANRSATPDDFKGQVELIGELLDAMNVPRFAVEGFEADDVIATLATQAEAAGFEVLIVTGDRDSFQLVSDHVTVLYPTKGVSELTRFTPQKVEERYGLTPAQYPDFAALRGDPSDNLPGIPGVGEKTAAKWIKQFGSFAELAERAEEVKGKAGQNLRDHLDAVKLNRRLTELDRAVELPTGPEGLERKPYDRASLQVVMDALEFRNPNFRERLFNADPGAAEAEVEPEPGVQVDGRVLATGELAPWLAEHGSAPLGMATVGTWQLGVGSVTEVALATAEGPAAWFDPARLDAADEQAFAGWLADAGSAKTVHDAKSAMRVFAEHGWTVEGVAMDTALAAYLVTPGRRTFALDALSIAYLGRELEPPAADGQLELGLDGAEGDQEAAERDALMRTARTVLDLGEALSEKLAQVGAAELLGDMELPVSAVLAGMERAGVAVDRAHLEAMEEQFAGAVQQAVREAHDAVGHEFNLGSPKQLQEVFFGELDLPKTKKTKTGYTTDADALAWLATKTDHELPVIMLRHREQARLRSTVEGLIKTIAADGRIHTTFSQTVAATGRLSSTDPNLQNVPIRTDEGRAIRRGFVVGEGYESLLTADYSQIELRVMAHLSEDEGLIEAFASGEDLHDTVASQVFAVPRTEVDAEMRRKIKAMSYGLAYGLSAFGLSQQLGIEAAEARKLMENYFERFGGVRDYLRRVVDEARATGYTETMFGRRRYLPDLNSDNRQRREMAERMALNAPIQGTAADIVKLAMLRVDRALTAASLQTRLLLQVHDEVVLEVAPGERERVEELVRREMAGAVSLRAPLDVAVGVGRDWESAAH from the coding sequence ATGCTGCTGGACGGACATTCCCTGGCATACAGGGCGTTCTTCGCCCTACCCGCGGAGAACTTCTCCACCGTCAGCGGGCAGGTCACCAATGCGATCTACGGCTTCACGTCGATGCTGTCGAACACGTTGCGTGACGAGGCGCCGACGCATCTGGCCGTCGCCTTCGACGTCTCGCGCAAGACCTGGCGCTCCGCGGAGTTCGCGGACTACAAGGCGAACCGGTCGGCGACGCCCGACGACTTCAAGGGCCAGGTCGAGCTGATCGGCGAGCTGCTGGACGCGATGAACGTGCCGCGCTTCGCCGTCGAGGGCTTCGAGGCGGACGACGTGATCGCCACGCTGGCCACGCAGGCCGAGGCGGCCGGGTTCGAGGTGCTGATCGTCACCGGCGACCGGGACTCCTTCCAGCTCGTCTCCGACCATGTGACGGTGCTGTATCCCACCAAGGGCGTCTCCGAGCTGACCCGCTTCACCCCGCAGAAGGTCGAGGAGCGGTACGGCCTGACGCCCGCGCAGTACCCGGACTTCGCCGCCCTGCGCGGCGACCCCTCCGACAACCTGCCGGGCATCCCGGGCGTCGGCGAGAAGACCGCGGCCAAGTGGATCAAGCAGTTCGGGTCGTTCGCGGAGCTGGCCGAGCGCGCCGAGGAGGTCAAGGGCAAGGCCGGGCAGAACCTGCGCGACCACCTCGACGCGGTGAAGCTCAACCGCCGGCTGACCGAGCTGGACCGCGCGGTCGAGCTGCCCACGGGACCCGAGGGCCTGGAGCGCAAGCCGTACGACCGGGCGTCGCTCCAGGTCGTCATGGACGCCCTGGAGTTCCGCAACCCCAACTTCCGCGAGCGGCTGTTCAACGCCGACCCGGGCGCCGCCGAGGCGGAGGTCGAGCCCGAGCCCGGCGTGCAGGTCGACGGCCGGGTGCTGGCGACGGGCGAGCTGGCGCCGTGGCTCGCCGAGCACGGCTCTGCGCCCCTCGGCATGGCCACCGTCGGCACCTGGCAACTGGGCGTCGGCAGCGTCACCGAGGTCGCGCTGGCCACCGCGGAGGGTCCTGCGGCGTGGTTCGACCCGGCCCGGCTGGACGCCGCGGATGAGCAGGCGTTCGCGGGCTGGCTCGCGGACGCCGGCAGCGCCAAGACGGTGCACGACGCCAAGAGCGCGATGCGCGTCTTCGCCGAGCACGGCTGGACGGTCGAGGGCGTGGCGATGGACACGGCCCTGGCCGCCTATCTGGTCACGCCAGGACGGCGGACGTTCGCGCTCGACGCGCTGTCGATCGCCTATCTGGGCCGCGAGTTGGAGCCCCCGGCGGCCGACGGGCAACTGGAGCTGGGCCTCGACGGCGCGGAGGGCGACCAGGAGGCGGCCGAGCGGGACGCGCTGATGCGCACGGCCCGTACGGTCCTGGACCTCGGCGAAGCGCTGTCGGAGAAGCTGGCGCAGGTCGGCGCGGCGGAGCTGCTGGGCGACATGGAGCTGCCGGTCTCCGCGGTGCTGGCGGGGATGGAGCGGGCCGGCGTCGCCGTCGACCGGGCCCATCTGGAGGCCATGGAGGAGCAGTTCGCCGGCGCGGTGCAGCAGGCCGTCCGGGAGGCGCACGACGCGGTGGGGCACGAGTTCAACCTCGGTTCGCCCAAGCAGTTGCAGGAGGTCTTCTTCGGCGAGCTGGACCTGCCGAAGACGAAGAAGACCAAGACGGGCTACACGACCGACGCCGACGCGCTGGCCTGGCTCGCCACCAAGACCGACCACGAGCTGCCGGTCATCATGCTGCGCCACCGCGAGCAGGCCCGGCTGCGCTCCACGGTCGAGGGGCTGATCAAGACCATCGCGGCGGACGGCCGGATCCACACCACGTTCAGCCAGACCGTCGCCGCCACCGGCCGGCTGTCCTCCACCGATCCGAACCTGCAGAACGTGCCCATCCGTACCGACGAGGGCCGGGCGATCCGGCGCGGCTTCGTCGTCGGCGAGGGGTACGAGTCCCTGCTGACCGCCGACTACAGCCAGATCGAGCTGCGCGTGATGGCCCATCTGTCGGAGGACGAGGGCCTGATCGAGGCGTTCGCCTCCGGCGAGGACCTGCACGACACGGTCGCCTCGCAGGTGTTCGCGGTGCCGCGCACCGAGGTCGACGCCGAGATGCGGCGGAAGATCAAGGCGATGTCGTACGGACTGGCCTACGGTCTGTCCGCGTTCGGCCTCTCGCAGCAGCTCGGCATCGAGGCGGCCGAGGCCCGCAAGCTGATGGAGAACTACTTCGAGCGCTTCGGCGGCGTACGGGACTATCTGCGCCGCGTCGTCGACGAGGCGCGGGCGACGGGCTACACGGAGACGATGTTCGGCCGCCGCCGCTACCTGCCCGACCTCAACAGCGACAACCGCCAGCGGCGCGAGATGGCCGAGCGGATGGCGCTCAACGCGCCGATCCAGGGCACGGCGGCGGACATCGTGAAGCTCGCGATGCTGCGGGTGGACCGGGCGCTGACGGCGGCGTCGCTGCAGACGCGGCTGCTGCTCCAGGTGCACGACGAAGTCGTGCTGGAGGTGGCGCCGGGCGAGCGCGAGCGAGTGGAGGAGCTGGTACGCCGCGAGATGGCCGGCGCGGTGTCCCTGCGGGCGCCCCTGGACGTCGCGGTGGGCGTCGGCCGGGACTGGGAGTCGGCCGCGCACTGA
- a CDS encoding pyridoxal phosphate-dependent decarboxylase family protein, translating to MPAAAEAPLAGGHAGPRALRPYLDTVLAALGDGADRRRGPLPAGGPAAVAARVREAVRPVLPDTGVGADAALAELVRLLAEGAADPADPHCAAHLHAPPLAVAAAADLAAGALNPSLDSWDQAPAAAELEAEVAAAVAAEVHPGAARPDALVTTGGTEANQLALLLARELLGPGVQVVAGANAHHSVRRAAWLLGMRAPHVVPTPRGVLDPAAVRAVLADVRGPGGAPGPALVVATAGTTDEGAVDPLPGLADAAAAHGARLHVDAAYGGLLLLAPGRAHLVAGLDRAHTVALDLHKLGWQPIAAGFLAVRDDADLAPLAYTADYLSADDDTDAGLPALLHRSLRTTRRADVLKIAVTLRALGRAGVAELVEATFTAAARLAELVEEDPELELYAPPTLTTVLFRPVGAGDAAVAALRRRLLYDGHAVLGRAGAGGRRWLKATLLNPHVQPGDLRNLLKLVTEAHRAPAPSPRQERENGTAPDAR from the coding sequence ATGCCCGCTGCCGCCGAAGCCCCCCTCGCGGGCGGCCACGCCGGCCCCCGCGCCCTCCGCCCGTACCTCGACACCGTCCTCGCCGCCCTCGGCGACGGCGCCGACCGCCGCCGGGGGCCGCTGCCCGCCGGCGGTCCGGCGGCCGTCGCCGCGCGGGTGCGCGAAGCCGTCCGCCCCGTGCTGCCCGACACCGGCGTCGGCGCGGACGCGGCCCTCGCCGAACTCGTCCGCCTCCTCGCCGAGGGCGCCGCCGACCCGGCGGACCCGCACTGCGCCGCCCACCTGCACGCCCCGCCGCTCGCCGTCGCCGCCGCCGCGGACCTCGCGGCCGGCGCGCTCAACCCGTCGCTGGACTCCTGGGACCAGGCCCCGGCCGCCGCCGAACTGGAGGCCGAGGTGGCCGCCGCCGTCGCCGCAGAGGTCCACCCCGGCGCCGCCCGGCCCGACGCGCTGGTCACCACCGGCGGCACGGAGGCCAACCAGCTCGCGCTGCTGCTCGCCCGCGAACTCCTCGGCCCCGGCGTGCAGGTGGTCGCGGGCGCCAACGCCCACCACAGCGTGCGGCGCGCCGCGTGGCTGCTGGGCATGCGCGCCCCGCACGTCGTGCCGACGCCGCGCGGCGTCCTGGACCCCGCCGCCGTACGGGCCGTGCTCGCGGACGTCCGCGGCCCCGGCGGCGCCCCGGGCCCGGCGCTGGTCGTCGCCACCGCCGGCACCACCGACGAAGGCGCCGTCGACCCGCTGCCGGGGCTCGCCGACGCCGCCGCGGCGCACGGCGCCCGGCTGCACGTGGACGCCGCGTACGGCGGGCTGCTGCTGCTCGCCCCGGGCCGCGCGCACCTCGTCGCCGGGCTCGACCGGGCCCACACCGTCGCCCTCGACCTGCACAAGCTGGGCTGGCAGCCGATCGCCGCCGGCTTCCTGGCCGTACGCGACGACGCCGACCTGGCGCCGCTCGCGTACACCGCCGACTACCTCAGCGCCGACGACGACACCGACGCCGGGCTGCCCGCCCTGCTGCACCGCTCGCTGCGCACCACGCGCCGCGCCGACGTACTCAAGATCGCCGTCACGCTGCGCGCGCTGGGCCGCGCCGGGGTCGCGGAGCTGGTGGAGGCGACCTTCACCGCGGCGGCGCGGCTCGCGGAACTGGTCGAGGAGGACCCGGAGCTGGAGTTGTACGCGCCGCCGACGCTGACCACGGTCCTCTTCCGGCCCGTCGGCGCCGGCGACGCGGCGGTCGCGGCGCTGCGGCGGCGGCTGCTGTACGACGGGCACGCGGTGCTCGGCCGCGCCGGGGCGGGCGGGCGGCGCTGGCTGAAGGCCACCCTGCTCAACCCCCATGTCCAGCCGGGCGACCTGCGCAACCTGCTCAAGCTCGTCACCGAGGCCCACCGGGCACCGGCCCCTTCGCCCCGGCAGGAACGCGAGAACGGAACCGCCCCCGATGCCCGCTGA
- the pepN gene encoding aminopeptidase N, whose translation MPALTRAEAQLRADLLDVRHYAVDLDLTRGEEVFGSSTVITFAARTAAETFVEIRPAELVRATLDGRDLDTGALDDNRLALQLAEGEHELRVEAVMSYSRTGEGVHRFTDPADGETYVYSQLFLDDVQRAFAAFDQPDLKAVFDVSVTAPAGWTVLGNGIAHQEADAGPDADPEDGVRWRLTTTPPLATYLVAVAAGPWHSVHTEHAGLPFGLHCRRSLAAHLDADAEELFDVTRRCFDRYHERFAEPYPFDSYDQAFVPEFNANAMENPGLVTFRDEFVYRSAVTDTERQTRAMVIAHEMAHMWFGDLVTLRWWDDIWLNESFAEYMGYQILAEATRFTGTWTDFAIARKSWGYDADQRPSTHPVAPPRVPDSASALQNFDGISYAKGASALRQLVAWMGEKDFFAGLDDYFSRHRFGNATLADFIESMDRASGRDVPAWADAWLRTTGVDTFRPETWQGEDDVWALEVEHTGRRPHRLDVGLYDEAPDEPGRMVLREKVAQEFAEDLGLKSASAEGRAPDLVLVNDGDLTYAKIRLDEGSWETALRCLSGIPDPLSRAVLWNAARDMVRDAELPPADYLQAAAGHLPAEDDLAVVQGVLAFARGPVAGVYVPDADRPAARAAVAETCRELLRRTDDDGDPGLRLAAVRALIDCADEPDEVRDWLAAGTVPGGPVLDPDLRWRCLARLAVLGAATPERIEAEVARDPGASAQEGAARCLAALPDAGAKAAAWESMYGGAGGAAELSNYLFTATAVGFWQPEHREVLAPYVPRWFAETPALAERRGPAIAEAAGRSGFPRGFVDAETLRLGEECLERDDLVPALRRRLADQLDDLGRALRVRGAADIRGE comes from the coding sequence ATGCCCGCACTCACCCGCGCCGAGGCGCAGCTCCGCGCCGACCTGCTGGACGTCCGCCACTACGCCGTCGACCTCGACCTGACGCGCGGTGAGGAGGTCTTCGGCTCCAGCACCGTCATCACCTTCGCCGCCCGCACGGCGGCGGAGACGTTCGTCGAGATCCGGCCCGCCGAGCTGGTACGTGCCACGCTCGACGGCCGGGACCTGGACACCGGCGCGCTCGACGACAACCGGCTCGCGCTGCAACTCGCCGAGGGCGAGCACGAACTGCGCGTCGAGGCCGTCATGAGCTACTCGCGCACCGGCGAGGGCGTGCACCGCTTCACGGATCCCGCCGACGGCGAGACGTACGTCTACAGCCAGCTCTTCCTGGACGACGTGCAGCGTGCCTTCGCCGCGTTCGACCAGCCCGACCTCAAGGCCGTCTTCGACGTCTCCGTCACCGCGCCCGCCGGCTGGACCGTGCTCGGCAACGGCATCGCCCACCAGGAAGCGGACGCGGGACCGGACGCCGATCCCGAAGACGGCGTGCGCTGGCGGCTGACCACCACCCCGCCGCTGGCCACCTACCTCGTCGCCGTCGCCGCCGGACCGTGGCACTCCGTCCACACCGAGCACGCCGGGCTGCCCTTCGGTCTGCACTGCCGCCGCTCGCTCGCCGCCCACCTCGACGCCGACGCCGAGGAGCTGTTCGACGTCACCCGGCGCTGCTTCGACCGCTACCACGAGCGGTTCGCCGAGCCGTACCCCTTCGACTCCTACGACCAGGCGTTCGTCCCGGAGTTCAACGCCAACGCCATGGAGAACCCGGGCCTGGTCACCTTCCGCGACGAATTCGTCTACCGCTCCGCCGTCACCGACACGGAGCGCCAGACCCGCGCCATGGTCATCGCGCACGAGATGGCGCACATGTGGTTCGGCGACCTGGTCACGCTGCGCTGGTGGGACGACATCTGGCTGAACGAGTCCTTCGCCGAGTACATGGGCTACCAGATCCTCGCCGAGGCCACCCGCTTCACCGGCACCTGGACCGACTTCGCCATCGCCCGCAAGAGCTGGGGCTACGACGCCGACCAGCGGCCCTCCACGCACCCCGTCGCCCCGCCGCGCGTCCCCGACAGCGCCTCCGCGCTGCAGAACTTCGACGGCATCTCGTACGCGAAGGGCGCCTCCGCGCTGCGCCAACTCGTCGCCTGGATGGGCGAGAAGGACTTCTTCGCCGGGCTCGACGACTACTTCTCCCGGCACCGCTTCGGCAACGCCACCCTCGCCGACTTCATCGAGTCCATGGACCGCGCCTCCGGCCGCGACGTGCCCGCGTGGGCAGACGCCTGGCTGCGCACCACCGGCGTCGACACCTTCCGCCCGGAGACCTGGCAGGGCGAGGACGACGTATGGGCGCTGGAGGTGGAGCACACCGGGCGCCGCCCGCACCGGCTGGACGTCGGCCTCTACGACGAAGCCCCCGACGAGCCGGGGCGGATGGTCCTGCGCGAGAAGGTGGCGCAGGAGTTCGCCGAGGACCTCGGGCTGAAGTCCGCGTCCGCGGAGGGCCGGGCGCCCGACCTCGTGCTCGTCAACGACGGCGACCTCACGTACGCCAAGATCCGGCTCGACGAGGGCTCCTGGGAGACCGCGCTGCGCTGCCTGTCCGGCATCCCCGACCCGCTCAGCCGCGCCGTGCTGTGGAACGCCGCCCGTGACATGGTGCGCGACGCCGAACTCCCGCCCGCCGACTACCTCCAGGCCGCCGCCGGGCACCTGCCGGCCGAGGACGACCTCGCCGTCGTCCAGGGCGTGCTGGCCTTCGCCCGCGGTCCGGTCGCGGGCGTCTACGTCCCCGACGCGGACCGCCCCGCGGCCCGCGCGGCGGTCGCGGAGACCTGCCGCGAACTGCTGCGCCGCACCGACGACGACGGCGACCCCGGGCTGCGGCTCGCGGCCGTACGCGCCCTCATCGACTGCGCGGACGAGCCCGACGAGGTACGCGACTGGCTCGCCGCCGGCACCGTACCCGGCGGCCCCGTGCTCGACCCCGACCTGCGCTGGCGCTGCCTCGCCCGGCTTGCCGTCCTCGGCGCCGCGACCCCGGAGCGGATCGAGGCGGAGGTGGCGCGCGACCCGGGCGCGTCCGCGCAGGAGGGCGCGGCGCGGTGCCTCGCCGCGCTGCCGGACGCCGGGGCGAAGGCGGCGGCCTGGGAGTCGATGTACGGGGGCGCGGGCGGCGCCGCCGAGCTTTCCAACTACCTGTTCACCGCCACCGCGGTGGGCTTCTGGCAGCCGGAGCACCGCGAGGTGCTGGCGCCGTACGTGCCGCGCTGGTTCGCCGAGACGCCGGCGCTCGCCGAGCGCCGCGGCCCGGCCATCGCCGAGGCGGCGGGGCGCTCCGGGTTCCCGCGGGGGTTCGTGGACGCGGAGACGCTGCGGCTCGGCGAGGAGTGCCTGGAGCGGGACGACCTGGTGCCGGCGCTACGGCGGCGGCTGGCCGACCAACTCGACGACCTGGGCCGGGCGCTGCGCGTACGCGGGGCGGCGGACATCCGGGGCGAGTAG
- a CDS encoding SIMPL domain-containing protein, whose product MTNPPPAPAPAPYGTPDQPRLAVRGEARLEVDPEIARIAVTVAVRGTDRRTALEDLTRRNAEARDLIRSYGDAVEKLETGALLVTPELGRHGRGERVRRYHGRVRLAATFSDFTALGELSTRAADLELTGVEGPWWALRPDSPVHREARQQAVREAVTRAREYAQAMGAELTAVLEIADEGADRQEAWLAAEATRGYGGPAVPGGEAAPALDLEPQRQTVYARVNARFTMTRPQL is encoded by the coding sequence ATGACGAACCCGCCCCCCGCTCCCGCCCCGGCCCCCTACGGCACCCCGGACCAGCCGCGCCTCGCCGTCCGCGGCGAGGCCCGGCTCGAAGTGGACCCGGAGATCGCCCGGATCGCCGTCACCGTCGCCGTCCGCGGCACCGACCGGCGCACCGCGCTGGAGGACCTGACCCGCCGCAACGCCGAGGCGCGCGACCTGATCAGGTCGTACGGCGACGCGGTCGAGAAGCTGGAGACGGGCGCGCTGCTCGTGACCCCGGAACTCGGCCGGCACGGCCGCGGCGAGCGCGTGCGCCGCTACCACGGCCGGGTCCGGCTGGCCGCGACGTTCAGCGACTTCACCGCGCTGGGCGAGCTGAGCACCCGGGCCGCCGACCTCGAACTCACGGGCGTCGAAGGGCCGTGGTGGGCGCTGCGCCCGGACTCGCCGGTGCACCGCGAGGCGCGGCAGCAGGCGGTACGGGAGGCGGTGACGCGCGCCCGTGAGTACGCCCAGGCGATGGGCGCGGAGCTGACGGCCGTGCTGGAGATCGCCGACGAGGGCGCGGATCGGCAGGAGGCGTGGCTGGCGGCGGAGGCGACCCGCGGCTACGGCGGCCCCGCCGTACCCGGCGGGGAGGCGGCCCCCGCACTCGACCTCGAACCTCAGCGACAGACTGTCTACGCACGGGTGAACGCAAGGTTCACCATGACCCGTCCGCAACTCTGA
- the pyk gene encoding pyruvate kinase, with protein MRRAKIVCTLGPATDTYDQIKGLVEAGMDVARFNLSHGTYAEHEERYARVRKAADETGRSVGVLADLQGPKIRLGTFREGPVFLERGDEFTISVDPVEGDRQCCGTTYAGLAADVGRGERILVDDGRVTLEVTAVDGPRVRTMVIEGGMVSDHKGLNLPGVAVSVPALSTKDREDLRWALRAGADIIALSFVRSGQDVRDVHRIMDEEGRRVPVIAKVEKPQAVENLEGIVDAFDGLMVARGDLGVEMPLEQVPMVQKRAVKLAKRNAKPVIVATQMLDSMIEASRPTRAEASDVANAVMDGTDAVMLSGETSVGKYPIQTVRTMGRIVQAAEEEMLAKGLPPLTERNKPRTQGGAVARAAAEVGDFLGARYLVAFTQSGDTVRRLSRYRSPIPVLAFTPDPATRSQLNLTWGVETFLGPMVQTTDEMVAQVDEQLLKIGRCRKGDVVVITAGSPPGIPGSTNLVRVHHIGEDDTVS; from the coding sequence ATGCGCCGAGCGAAGATTGTCTGCACCCTGGGTCCAGCCACCGACACATACGACCAGATCAAGGGCCTGGTCGAAGCGGGAATGGACGTCGCCAGGTTCAATCTCAGCCATGGCACCTACGCTGAGCACGAAGAGCGTTACGCACGGGTGCGCAAGGCCGCGGACGAAACGGGGCGCAGCGTCGGCGTGCTCGCCGACCTTCAGGGCCCGAAGATCCGGCTGGGCACGTTCCGCGAAGGTCCTGTATTTCTCGAACGGGGCGATGAATTCACCATCAGCGTCGATCCGGTCGAAGGCGACCGCCAGTGCTGCGGTACGACGTACGCCGGGCTGGCCGCCGACGTCGGGCGGGGCGAGCGGATCCTCGTCGACGACGGCCGCGTCACGCTGGAGGTGACCGCCGTGGACGGGCCCCGGGTCCGCACGATGGTCATCGAGGGCGGCATGGTCTCCGACCACAAGGGCCTCAACCTGCCCGGCGTCGCCGTCTCCGTCCCCGCGCTCTCCACCAAGGACCGCGAGGACCTGCGCTGGGCGCTGCGCGCAGGGGCGGACATCATCGCGCTGTCCTTCGTCCGCTCCGGCCAGGACGTCCGCGACGTCCACCGGATCATGGACGAGGAGGGCCGGCGGGTGCCGGTGATCGCCAAGGTGGAGAAGCCGCAGGCGGTGGAGAACCTGGAGGGCATCGTCGACGCCTTCGACGGGCTCATGGTGGCCCGCGGCGACCTCGGCGTGGAAATGCCGCTGGAGCAGGTGCCGATGGTGCAGAAGCGCGCGGTCAAGCTGGCCAAGCGGAACGCCAAGCCGGTCATCGTCGCCACGCAGATGCTGGACTCGATGATCGAGGCGTCCCGGCCGACGCGCGCCGAGGCGTCCGACGTGGCCAACGCGGTGATGGACGGCACGGACGCGGTGATGCTGTCCGGCGAGACGAGCGTCGGCAAGTACCCGATCCAGACGGTGCGGACGATGGGCCGGATCGTGCAGGCGGCGGAGGAGGAGATGCTCGCCAAGGGCCTGCCGCCGCTGACCGAGCGCAACAAGCCGCGCACGCAGGGCGGTGCGGTGGCGCGTGCGGCGGCGGAGGTCGGCGACTTCCTCGGCGCGCGCTATCTGGTGGCCTTCACGCAGTCCGGCGACACGGTGCGGCGGCTCTCGCGCTACCGCTCGCCGATCCCGGTGCTGGCCTTCACCCCGGACCCGGCGACGCGCAGCCAGCTCAACCTGACGTGGGGCGTGGAGACGTTCCTCGGCCCGATGGTGCAGACGACCGACGAGATGGTGGCGCAGGTCGACGAGCAGTTGCTGAAGATCGGCCGCTGCCGCAAGGGCGACGTCGTGGTGATCACCGCCGGCAGCCCCCCGGGCATCCCCGGCTCGACCAACCTCGTCCGCGTCCACCACATCGGCGAGGACGACACGGTGAGCTGA
- a CDS encoding lysine N(6)-hydroxylase/L-ornithine N(5)-oxygenase family protein translates to MPAEHTGRRRPLDLAGIGIGPFNLSLAALAARVRGLTTAFYERRPEFRWHSGLLIEGTTLQVPFLADLVTLADPTSPFSFLNYLRVRERLYPFYFAERFHAHRAEYDAYCRWVSGQLPGLHFGHQVEDVRWNAESGLFEADFAQLDAAGEAAALGRAHARHLVVGVGTEPYVPEALRPLVGSPTADVVHSADYLPHRARLAAAGHVTVVGAGQSGAEVFLDLLRARPAGAEGLHWLARSPAFAPMEYSKLGLEQFTPDYARYFHGLPEEVRDDLLPRQWQLYKGIDGETIAAVHDELYRRTLGGGWPDVVLTPGVTVRTAGRLGSDRIELHLEHAAQGARETLRTDAVVLATGYRERPLDGLLAPLEPLLQRDAAGRPQVDERHRLVLDPEVTGRIYVQNAERHTHGVGAPDLGLAAHRSAVILDDVTGAEPYPLPSRTAFTTFGLRQTRRARPGAPAPPSPRAPDPGTVRA, encoded by the coding sequence ATGCCCGCTGAGCACACCGGCCGCCGGCGCCCCCTGGACCTCGCCGGGATCGGCATCGGCCCGTTCAACCTCTCGCTCGCCGCCCTCGCCGCCCGCGTCCGCGGCCTGACCACCGCGTTCTACGAGCGCCGCCCGGAGTTCCGCTGGCACTCCGGGCTGCTCATCGAGGGCACCACGCTCCAAGTGCCCTTCCTCGCCGACCTCGTCACGCTCGCCGACCCCACCAGCCCCTTCAGCTTCCTCAACTACCTGCGGGTGCGCGAGAGGCTCTACCCCTTCTACTTCGCCGAGCGCTTCCACGCCCACCGCGCCGAGTACGACGCGTACTGCCGCTGGGTCAGCGGGCAGCTTCCCGGCCTGCACTTCGGCCACCAGGTCGAGGATGTCCGCTGGAACGCGGAAAGCGGCCTCTTCGAGGCCGACTTCGCCCAGCTCGACGCCGCCGGCGAGGCCGCCGCGCTGGGCCGCGCGCACGCCCGGCACCTCGTCGTGGGGGTGGGCACCGAGCCGTACGTGCCGGAGGCGCTGCGCCCGCTCGTCGGCTCGCCCACGGCCGACGTCGTGCACTCCGCCGACTACCTGCCCCACCGCGCCCGCCTCGCCGCCGCCGGGCACGTCACCGTCGTCGGCGCCGGGCAGTCCGGCGCGGAGGTCTTCCTCGACCTGCTGCGGGCCCGGCCCGCGGGCGCGGAGGGGCTGCACTGGCTGGCCCGCTCCCCGGCCTTCGCGCCCATGGAGTACAGCAAGCTGGGCCTGGAGCAGTTCACCCCCGACTACGCGCGCTACTTCCACGGGCTGCCCGAGGAGGTACGCGACGACCTGCTGCCGAGGCAGTGGCAGTTGTACAAGGGCATCGACGGCGAGACCATCGCCGCCGTGCACGACGAGCTGTACCGCCGCACCCTCGGCGGCGGCTGGCCCGACGTGGTCCTCACCCCCGGCGTCACCGTACGCACCGCCGGGCGCCTCGGCTCGGACCGCATCGAACTGCACCTGGAGCACGCCGCGCAGGGCGCCCGCGAGACGCTGCGCACCGACGCCGTGGTGCTCGCCACCGGCTACCGCGAGCGCCCGCTCGACGGCCTCCTCGCCCCGCTGGAGCCGCTGCTCCAGCGCGACGCCGCGGGCCGCCCGCAGGTCGACGAGCGGCACCGCCTCGTGCTCGACCCCGAGGTCACGGGCCGGATCTACGTCCAGAACGCCGAGCGGCACACGCACGGCGTCGGCGCCCCCGACCTGGGCCTGGCCGCGCACCGCAGCGCCGTCATCCTCGACGACGTCACCGGCGCGGAGCCGTACCCGCTGCCGAGCCGTACCGCCTTCACCACCTTCGGGCTCCGGCAGACCCGGCGCGCACGCCCCGGTGCACCGGCGCCCCCCAGCCCGCGCGCGCCGGACCCTGGCACAGTAAGGGCATGA